A genome region from Sceloporus undulatus isolate JIND9_A2432 ecotype Alabama chromosome 1, SceUnd_v1.1, whole genome shotgun sequence includes the following:
- the CALM1 gene encoding calmodulin-1 has protein sequence MADQLTEEQIAEFKEAFSLFDKDGDGTITTKELGTVMRSLGQNPTEAELQDMINEVDADGNGTIDFPEFLTMMARKMKDTDSEEEIREAFRVFDKDGNGYISAAELRHVMTNLGEKLTDEEVDEMIREADIDGDGQVNYEEFVQMMTAK, from the exons AATTCAAGGAAGCCTTCTCTCTATTTGACAAAGATGGTGATGGCACCATTACGACAAAAGAACTTGGAACCGTCATGAGGTCGCTGGGTCAAAACCCAACAGAAGCAGAGCTACAAGACATGATCAATGAGGTAGATGCAGATG GCAATGGCACTATTgacttcccagaattcttgaccatGATGGCcagaaaaatgaaagacacaGACAGTGAGGAAGAAATTCGTGAAGCATTCAGAGTCTTTGACAAG GATGGCAACGGTTACATCAGTGCAGCAGAACTACGCCATGTTATGACAAACTTAGGAGAAAAGCTAACAGATGAAGAAGTAGATGAAATGATCAGAGAAGCAGATATTGATGGAGATGGACAGGTCAACTATGAAG AATTCGTACAGATGATGACTGCAAAATGA